GCGCTCAACGTCAAGCTCGCCAACAGCCTTGAAGCGTTGTTCCTCAAGCTCGGGCTGCTCAAGAGCGGTGCCTCTGTCGCCTAGCCCGCCCGTCACGGCCTCCGGGCCGAAGGAGCATTTCCCATGATGACCGTGGTTCCAATACGCCTGCGCCAGGCGGGGCAGGTGCGGTTCTTCAAGCTCGGCGGCGCCGACGGGATCGGCGGGCTTGACCTGAAAGTGAACGACTACTGCATCGTGCAGTCCGAGCGGGGGCTCGATTTCGGCCAGGTGCTTGACGAGCCGCGTCCGGCCATGGAGGACGAGGCCGGTCAGAGACCGGCCGGTCAGGGATCGGGCGGCCAGGAACAAACCGACGAGCCGCTGCTCATGGTGGTGCGCAAGATCACCATCAACGACCGCTTCCAGATCAACAAGAACATCCGCGACGCCCAGGCCGCGCGCGACACCTGCGTCGAGAAGGTCGCCGAGCACAACCTGCCGATGAAGCTTGTCGACGTCGAGTATTCGTTCGACCGGAGCAAGATCATCTTCTACTTCACCGCCGAGGGGCGCGTGGACTTCCGCGCGCTGGTCAAGGACCTCGCGCGGGCGTTTCGCGCCCGGATCGAGCTGCGCCAGATCGGCGTGCGCGACGAGTCGAAGCTGCTCGGCGGCATCGGCTGCTGCGGGCGCATCATCTGCTGCGCCTCGTGGCTGCGCAGCTTCTCGCCGATCAACATCCGCATGGCCAAGGACCAACACCTGTCGCTCAACCCGACTAAGCTCTCCGGCGTCTGCGGCCGGCTGCTGTGCTGCCTCAAGTACGAGCATGAGTGCTACCGCGACCTGGGCCGGGGCCTGCCGTCCAACGGCGCGATCGTCAAGACGCCGCAGGGCCAGGGCACGGTGATCGACCAGCAGGTGCTCAGGCGCGAGGTGACCGTGCGCCTCGACGACGACCGCATCGTGCACTCCCCCGTCGACGAGATCGAGATCATCCAGGAGAAGGCCCGGGGCAGAAAGAACAAGCAGTGATGGACCCGACCCCGTTCTACATCACGACCGCCATCGACTACCCGAACGCGCTGCCCCACATCGGCACCGCCTACGAGAAGATCGGCGCCGACACGATCGCCCGCTTCCACCGGCTCGCCGGCTACGACGTGTTCTTCCTCATGGGCACCGACGAGCACAGCCAGAACGTCGAGAAGGCCGCGCGCGACAGGGGCGTGTCGCCCCAGGCGTTCCTCGACGAGATCGTGCCGCAGTTCGAGGCTGCGTGGCACTCGCTCGGCGTGCGCTACGACGACTTCATCCGGACCACGGCCGCACGCCACCAGCACACCGTGGCGGCACTGCTCCAACGCTGTTATGACGCGGGCGACATCACCAAGGGCACCTACGAAGGCTACTACTGCGGCTCGTGCGAGGCGTTCTACGTCGAAGCTGACCTGCTGCCTATCGACGGCGAGTTCGGCTGCCCGACGCACCGCAAGCCGGTCGAGTACCTCAAGGAGGACAACTACTTCTTCGCGCTGTCCAAGTACGGCGACCGGCTCAAGGCGCACATCGACGCACATCCGGAGTTCATTCAACCCGACGTGCGGCGGAACGAGGTGCTCGGCCTGATCGAGCAGGGGCTGCGCGACTTCAGCGTCTCGCGTTCGGGCAAGGTGTGGGGCATTCCGCTGCCGTTCGACCCGGCCCACGTGACCTACGTGTGGTTCGACGCGCTGAGCAACTACCTGAGCGGGCTGGCGCCGGAAGGCCATCAGAGCGCAGCGTTCGACCCGGCGTCCGAGAACTTCAAGAGATTCTGGCCCGCCGACATGCACGTGATCGGCAAGGATATCTCGCGTTTCCACTGCCTCTACTGGCCCGCCATGCTCATGAGCGCGGGGCTGCCCGTACCGAAGCAGATCTCCATCCACGGCTGGGTCAACTCGGTCACCCTCGACGAGGACGGCACGCCGCACAAGTGGAAGATGAGCAAAAGCGTGCTCGCCGAACGGCCCGACCTCGCACCGCTCATCGACCCGATCGTCGCCGCCGAACGCCACGGCGCCGACGCGCTACGCTACTTCTTGCTGCGCGAGATCGCCTGGGATCGCGACGGCAACTACAGTCTCGAGAAGTTCGACGAGCGCTACAACGCCGACCTTGCCAACAGCTTGGGCAACCTGCTCAATCGCGTCGTCTCGATGATCGGCAAGTACTGCGGCGGCACGGTGCCCGAGCCGACCGGCGACGAAGGCCCTGATGCGGACCTCAAAGAGCTCGCCGAGCAGACCGTTGGCAAGGTGTGGTCGCTCGTGCAGGCCTCGGCGCTCAACCAGGCGTTGAACGAGCTCTGGGCGCTCGTGCAGCGCGGCAATCAGTACGTCGAGGAAACCGCGCCGTTCAAGCTGCGCAAGGATCCGACGAAGGCCGGCCGCCTCAACACCGTGCTCTACAACCTCGCCGAGACCCTGCGCATCGTCGGCCTGTTGGTCACGCCCGTCATGCCCACCATCGGCCCGAAGGTCTGGCAGCAGCTCGGCCTCGGCGCCTCCCACGCCGACGCCCGCCTCGACGACGTCAGAGCATTCGGCGGCCTCAAGCCCGGCACCCATGTCGAGCAACCCGTCCCGCTCTTCCCCAAGGAAGACGCGTAGCGCCGACGTTGTATGCCACCTCTGCAAGCTCTGCGTCTCCGCGAGAGACTCCTGTTCTTGTGTCTCGCAGAGGCGCGGAGCTCGCAGAAATCGAAAAGGATCCAAGAGCTGAATAGAACGCGCTTGGCGGGCGTCTGTCATTGTGTCAGGCTCGGGGCAATGGGAGACGTTTGCCATGACGCGTTCGCGCATGCTGCTTGCCGCGCTCGCCGCCGTCTGCGCCCTGGCCCTCGTTGTCGTTGTCATCACAATCGCCAGATCGCACATCCCGCCGCGACACGAGACAGACCGCTCCGAGCCCGCCCAGCGCGACGCGCCCGGCCTCACCACCGCTACCCCGCACGGCCCACCTGCCGAAGACGACACCACCGCTTGGCGTGAACCGCCGCCCGAGCCCAACGTCTTCGGCATCGTCGTGGATGAGGAAGGGGAGCCGGTCGAGGGAGCGCTCGTGAGCGCCTGCCACGTTGCACCGTATCTGGGCACGCCGCTGAACACGGAAGGCCTGGAGGACCGATACGACTTCGGCCCGAAGATCGATCCCCGGGATGATCCCACAGCAGCGGAGTGCTACGCAGGAAAGGGCGGGTTCGCCTGGGGCGACCCAGAGGACAGGGGATTCGCAAGCGGCGGGTTCCCAGGTGCCGGCCAACAGGATGCCCGCGTCGGCCCGCCCTGGGGCAAGCGCCCCCAGTGCAGCACGGGCGAGAATGGCCGGTTCGCCCTGCGCGTATGCGACAAGCTCTGGTACGGGCTCGTCGTCATGAAAGAAGGCTACTACTCCGCAGTCCGCATCTTCCACGAGCCCCAGGAAGGGATCCGCCTTGTGCTCTACGGCCCCGGCTCGATCATCGGGAGAGTGATTGACGCCGACACAGGCGAGCCGGTGACGCGCTTCACGGCCACGCTGACCTGGGAGACCTATCCTGCATCGGACCCCCGCGAGAAGGCCATCGCCCTCAACGACGACCGCGGTGGGTTTCGCTTTGGCACGGCACCGAGCCGTGCGTGTTGGCTGGACGTTGAGGCAGACGGGTACGCCCCGGTTACCCGGATGGTTGAGCCCGTTATGGGCGTCAGCGTGCGTTTGGTCGTTCGTCTCTTCAGAAGTGCCGGGCTCACGGGTAGGGTAGTCTGGGAATCGAGCGGGGAACCCGTTCCCGAAGCGTTCGTCGTGGTAGAGGGACGGAGGATCCGGGGGCTCGGAGCGTGCTTGCCAGGGGACGCGCCGTATGGCGCTGTCGACGAGGCGGGCGCATTCAGCATACCCCAGGTCCCCGCAGGCCCGGCCAGAGTCGCTGTTACCCGGCTCTGGCATGGCCCCGTCTCGGACTACATGCCGCTCGTCGAACAGGAGCTTGTCCTGCTGCCCGGGCAAACGACAAACGTCGTCCTGAGAGTGCCGGACCAGAAGGGGAATGTTTCCGGGCGCGTCATCACGAGCGAGGGCGGCGCGCCAGTTGGGGACGTGCAGGTGAGCCTCCATCCCCCGTTCTTGCAGCCCGGCGGGGCGTTCGATGAGAGACCGGACAAGCCCATAGCGACCACCACCGACAGCAGCGGCGCCTTCTCCTTTCCCGAGGTGCCATCGGGGGCGTACCAACTCGGCCTCCAGCACGAGGACTACGTCGTGGCGGACGAGCATGCGATCCGTGTCAAGCCGGGCGAGAGCGTGGAGGACGTTGTTGTCGAGCTGGCCAGACCGGCACGCGTCGAGGGTCGCGTGACCGACACAAGCGGCCGCCCGGTCAGGGTCCTCGTGACATGCGAGGCTGCCCTCGACGTTGGAGCCAACACGGACGAGGCAGGCGACTACTCGTTCGAGAAGGTTACGCCGGGGCACACCATTCTGAGCTGCGAAAGCGTCGAGTCCAGGAACGTGCTGACGAGCCGCTTCGTGGACGTCCCACCGGGCGAAACGGTGCACGCGAACTTCGTGCTGCCGCGGACATACACTGTGTCGGGTAGGGCCACCATTGCGGGTACGGCCCTCGACGGTGGCTTGTACGAGCTGCTGCCCGTTCCTGGCCAGACCGACCCGACGACCAACCTCGCTGCCCGAGGCGGATGGAAGGAGGATGGAGGCCGCTTCCGGTTCGAGAACGTGCCGCCCGGCAAGTACACACTGTATGGGCGGTTCAACGTCAGCACCCAAGGCATGCTTGCGGCAAGCATGCCCGTTGAGGTCGTGGCCGACGATGCTGAACTCGAGCTTGAGCTCCCCGCTGGGATGATCACCGGCCGGGTTCTTGACCGAGACTCGGGAGAGCCGGTTCCGTTCGCGATGGTCTCGGTCCGCAGGGAACAGAACCTAGAAGATCCGACCAAGGGCAGGGCGGACGTCGAGGTGCTTGATTCGGTCTGGGCCGATGCTCACACCGGCTCGTTCACGTTCGGGCCGCTCGGTGACGGGAGATACACCATCACCGCGTCGGAGGACGGGTATGGTCTTGAGCACACCGAGGTCGACGTCGTGGATGCGAAGATGACCGGGGATGCGGACATTCGGCTCTCAGCGGGCTACGAGGTTCGGTGCACCCTTGCCTCCGTCGGGCCGCACGTACCTGTCAATGATGCACTCATCGCGGTGCGTGATGCCACCGGGATGCTTGTAGCCGAGACGCACATCCGAGCCGGCGTGGGCGACCCCCTCTCGGAGCATGATGAGTGCGTCATGGAGTATCTTCCCCCCGGCGACTATGTGTTCGAGGCGGTCTCCCCGTCGACCGCGTGGCACAGTGTGGAGTTGACCGTCACAGAGCACGGCAAGAACCTGGTCGAGTTCAGGCTGCCGGCGGGGAAGGCGCTTGTCGTTGAGGTGGCCGACGCCGCGGGCAATCCGGTCCTCGGTGCCATTCCCGAGATCAAGGACACGCTCGGGCGGAGCAGGCTCTGGCGCACGGGGTATTGCGAGCAGGACTGGGGCCTGGCGCTCCGCAGCGCGTCGGACGGCAAAGGCCTCACGCGCATCGAGCATCTGCTGCCGGGGACGTACACTCTGACGGTGCGGGCAGCGGGGTATGGGAGCGTTGAGCAGCAGGTCGAGGGGCTCGACGCCGACGAGACGCGCGTCAAGGTCATCCTCGACCGCGTCGAGGACGAGTAGCGATCGGCGCGGCCACCCACGGCACACGCCGAACGCGGCGGGCCGAGGGCGACCCGCCGTCCTTCGTTTCCCTCTGCGAGCTCTGCGCCTCTGCGAGATACCCTTCCTGCGGGAACGGGTGAAGTTTCTCGCCGTCTGAGCATATAATGGTCGTGGAGTTCTTTGTGGCGATGGCGGACGCGATACTGGAAATCCAAGGGCTGACGAAGCGGTTCGGGCGGCGAGTGGCCGTCGACGGGCTGAATCTGCGCGTCGAGCGCGGCGGTGTGTTCGGGTTCCTTGGCCCGAACGGGGCGGGCAAGACGACGACGATCCGCATGGTGACAGGCCTGATCCGGCCGCACGGCGGCGAGGTGATCGTCGGCGGCGTGCGGCTGCGCGGCCACCGGCGCCGGGCGTTGCGCAAGATCGGCGCACTCGTCGAGACACCCGCGTTCCACGCCCATTTGAGCGCGCGAACGAATCTGGCCCTGTTCGCCTCGCTCAGCCGGCGCGTGAGTGGCGAGGAGCTCGACGAGGCGCTCGACACGGTCGGCCTGCTCGCACGTGCCGGCGACAAGGTCAAGACGTACTCGCACGGGATGAAACAGCGGCTCGGGATCGCGTGCGCGCTCGTCCCGCGCCCCGAGCTGCTCGTGCTCGACGAGCCGTCCGACGGGCTCGATCCACACGGCATCAAGGAGGTACGTGACCTGATCCGGTCGCTCGTGCAGGATCTGAGCGTGACCGTGTTCGTCTCGAGCCACATTCTGAGCGAGGTTGAGCAGATGTGTGGCCGGGTGGCCATCATTGACCACGGCCGGCTCGTGACCCAGGGCACCATCGACGAGTTGCGGAGCACCGAGCCGGCTGTTGTGTTTCGCGTCGACCGCATGGCCGACGCGCGGGCGCTCCTCGAAACCACGCTCGGCCTCATCGTGCTCTCGTCGAACGAGACCGAGCTTCGGCTCGCGCTACCGCACGAGCGGATCGCCGATGTGAACGCGGCGCTGGTCGGCGCGGGTGTGCGCGTGTACGCCATCGTGCCGCACCGCCAATCGCTTGAGGATCTCTTCGTCCAACTCACGGAGAAATCGATCCGATGAGGTGCTTGCGCGCGTTCAGGTACGAGCTGGTCAAGAACCTGCGCAAGAAACGCACGTTCTGGGGATTCCTCGCCGTCACGGCGCTCGTGAGCATTATGCTGACCGCCTATCTGCTGAGCGGCTGGAATCCCGTCGAGCGTTATGCGCGCCGGCTCACGCCCATGCAAACCGTCTTGCTCAGACAGGCGATGGACACAGACAGCTACGCGAACGGGACACTGTTCGCCACGCTGTACATGGGGCTGCTCAGCTACGCGCTCATGCCGGTGCTTGCCGTGGCGTTCGGCGGCGAGCTCATCTCGAGCGAGATTCAGTCGGGCACGCTCCGCACGGCGCTCGTGCGACCGGTGACGCGGTTCGGCTTCTATATGACGAAGTACGCGTACGCGCTGCTCATCACGCTCGGCTTCGTCCTGTTCACGGCCGTGCTGACCTATCTGCTCGGCATCATCTTCCTGGGCCGCGGTCCGCTGCTGGTGCAGGCGGCGTTCTGGGGGCCCGAGCTGCGCCACGCATTCCCCATGCTGCACCGGCTCAGCGAGGGCACGGCGCTCATGCGCTACTTCGTCGCCTACCTCTGCGTGGCCGTGGCGATCATGACGATGACGACGCTGTCGTTCACACTCTCAACGCTGGTCAAGCACACAGGCGCGGCGATGATCGTCGCCATCTCGACGTACTTCATCCTGCACATTCTAGCCCTGACGCCGTGGCTGGAGAGCTGGCGCCCGTACCTGTTCGTAACCAAGATGAATTACTGGCTCCCCGTGTTCGCGCCCGATCCGGACAGCGGCAAGATCTGGACGGACGCCGGTTACTTCGCCTTGTACAACGTCGGCCTGTTACTGCCCGGCCTCATCGTGTTCCTCCGTCGCGACGTGCAATGCTAGCGGACATCCCCAACAGGCCCGGCGTCCAACGACACACGATCTCGCCGGAGTTCTCGCGGGTCGCACTTGCCTCGACAAGCGCCGGTGCAGAGCAGCCGCGTGCGGGTTTCCGTTGGCACGACTGGC
This window of the Verrucomicrobiota bacterium genome carries:
- a CDS encoding ABC transporter permease subunit, which encodes MRCLRAFRYELVKNLRKKRTFWGFLAVTALVSIMLTAYLLSGWNPVERYARRLTPMQTVLLRQAMDTDSYANGTLFATLYMGLLSYALMPVLAVAFGGELISSEIQSGTLRTALVRPVTRFGFYMTKYAYALLITLGFVLFTAVLTYLLGIIFLGRGPLLVQAAFWGPELRHAFPMLHRLSEGTALMRYFVAYLCVAVAIMTMTTLSFTLSTLVKHTGAAMIVAISTYFILHILALTPWLESWRPYLFVTKMNYWLPVFAPDPDSGKIWTDAGYFALYNVGLLLPGLIVFLRRDVQC
- a CDS encoding carboxypeptidase regulatory-like domain-containing protein — protein: MTRSRMLLAALAAVCALALVVVVITIARSHIPPRHETDRSEPAQRDAPGLTTATPHGPPAEDDTTAWREPPPEPNVFGIVVDEEGEPVEGALVSACHVAPYLGTPLNTEGLEDRYDFGPKIDPRDDPTAAECYAGKGGFAWGDPEDRGFASGGFPGAGQQDARVGPPWGKRPQCSTGENGRFALRVCDKLWYGLVVMKEGYYSAVRIFHEPQEGIRLVLYGPGSIIGRVIDADTGEPVTRFTATLTWETYPASDPREKAIALNDDRGGFRFGTAPSRACWLDVEADGYAPVTRMVEPVMGVSVRLVVRLFRSAGLTGRVVWESSGEPVPEAFVVVEGRRIRGLGACLPGDAPYGAVDEAGAFSIPQVPAGPARVAVTRLWHGPVSDYMPLVEQELVLLPGQTTNVVLRVPDQKGNVSGRVITSEGGAPVGDVQVSLHPPFLQPGGAFDERPDKPIATTTDSSGAFSFPEVPSGAYQLGLQHEDYVVADEHAIRVKPGESVEDVVVELARPARVEGRVTDTSGRPVRVLVTCEAALDVGANTDEAGDYSFEKVTPGHTILSCESVESRNVLTSRFVDVPPGETVHANFVLPRTYTVSGRATIAGTALDGGLYELLPVPGQTDPTTNLAARGGWKEDGGRFRFENVPPGKYTLYGRFNVSTQGMLAASMPVEVVADDAELELELPAGMITGRVLDRDSGEPVPFAMVSVRREQNLEDPTKGRADVEVLDSVWADAHTGSFTFGPLGDGRYTITASEDGYGLEHTEVDVVDAKMTGDADIRLSAGYEVRCTLASVGPHVPVNDALIAVRDATGMLVAETHIRAGVGDPLSEHDECVMEYLPPGDYVFEAVSPSTAWHSVELTVTEHGKNLVEFRLPAGKALVVEVADAAGNPVLGAIPEIKDTLGRSRLWRTGYCEQDWGLALRSASDGKGLTRIEHLLPGTYTLTVRAAGYGSVEQQVEGLDADETRVKVILDRVEDE
- a CDS encoding stage 0 sporulation family protein, whose amino-acid sequence is MMTVVPIRLRQAGQVRFFKLGGADGIGGLDLKVNDYCIVQSERGLDFGQVLDEPRPAMEDEAGQRPAGQGSGGQEQTDEPLLMVVRKITINDRFQINKNIRDAQAARDTCVEKVAEHNLPMKLVDVEYSFDRSKIIFYFTAEGRVDFRALVKDLARAFRARIELRQIGVRDESKLLGGIGCCGRIICCASWLRSFSPINIRMAKDQHLSLNPTKLSGVCGRLLCCLKYEHECYRDLGRGLPSNGAIVKTPQGQGTVIDQQVLRREVTVRLDDDRIVHSPVDEIEIIQEKARGRKNKQ
- a CDS encoding ABC transporter ATP-binding protein, whose product is MADAILEIQGLTKRFGRRVAVDGLNLRVERGGVFGFLGPNGAGKTTTIRMVTGLIRPHGGEVIVGGVRLRGHRRRALRKIGALVETPAFHAHLSARTNLALFASLSRRVSGEELDEALDTVGLLARAGDKVKTYSHGMKQRLGIACALVPRPELLVLDEPSDGLDPHGIKEVRDLIRSLVQDLSVTVFVSSHILSEVEQMCGRVAIIDHGRLVTQGTIDELRSTEPAVVFRVDRMADARALLETTLGLIVLSSNETELRLALPHERIADVNAALVGAGVRVYAIVPHRQSLEDLFVQLTEKSIR
- the metG gene encoding methionine--tRNA ligase, which codes for MMDPTPFYITTAIDYPNALPHIGTAYEKIGADTIARFHRLAGYDVFFLMGTDEHSQNVEKAARDRGVSPQAFLDEIVPQFEAAWHSLGVRYDDFIRTTAARHQHTVAALLQRCYDAGDITKGTYEGYYCGSCEAFYVEADLLPIDGEFGCPTHRKPVEYLKEDNYFFALSKYGDRLKAHIDAHPEFIQPDVRRNEVLGLIEQGLRDFSVSRSGKVWGIPLPFDPAHVTYVWFDALSNYLSGLAPEGHQSAAFDPASENFKRFWPADMHVIGKDISRFHCLYWPAMLMSAGLPVPKQISIHGWVNSVTLDEDGTPHKWKMSKSVLAERPDLAPLIDPIVAAERHGADALRYFLLREIAWDRDGNYSLEKFDERYNADLANSLGNLLNRVVSMIGKYCGGTVPEPTGDEGPDADLKELAEQTVGKVWSLVQASALNQALNELWALVQRGNQYVEETAPFKLRKDPTKAGRLNTVLYNLAETLRIVGLLVTPVMPTIGPKVWQQLGLGASHADARLDDVRAFGGLKPGTHVEQPVPLFPKEDA